The sequence TTGCATGATTAAATTAAATCCAAGCAATTTTTGTTATTCCTTCTTTTATCCCCCATTTGTTTGACATACCAGCATTAATTTCTAAAATATATTTTATAGTTGAAGAGAGACTTAGATTTTCTATATTTTTCATAGGATTTACGTATTTATTCACAAAAATGACAGTATCAAATTGATTAATATATACAATATCTAAAGGAATTCGCATATCTTTCATGTCTATCTTCTTATACTCTTCTTGATTTTTCAAAAGAAACAACATTCCTCTATCTTCTTTTAGAAAGGACCTATATTTCAATCCATTTTTTTTTTCTGTATCTAGATCTGCTAATTCTATATCTATTTTTTTTATGACATTATTCTTATTTTTTAAATACAGTTCTCCATCTTTAAGAAATTCTATTTCTAGTAGACTTCCGATATCCAAAAACATATCAGAATTCTCATAAATTCTTTCAGAAGAATTTATCAAAAGACACATAAACATAATAATGATTAAAGGAAAAAGAATATTGATTTTTTTCATCATGAAAAAAAATACTTATTAATTTTTGAAAAATTAATAAGAAATAATCCAAATATAATAAAAGGAATACTAAGCCATTGTCCGGTATTCATAAATAAAAAACTAATAAATTCTCCTCCTTGAGGTTCTTTCAAAAATTCGAGTAAAAAACGTATAGACCAAAGCAAAATAAAAAACAATCCGGATAAAAATCCATCATAATTTTTTATTTTTATTTTGTAGAAATACCAAAGTAATAAGAAAATTGAAAGATACCCAATTGATTCATAAATTTGAGCAGGATGTCTAGGAACTATTCCTCCATATTCCGTATCCATTTTCATAAATTTTACTGCCCAAGGCAATGTTTCACTACATGGTTTTCCTACTATTTCAGAATTAAAAAAATTTCCTATTCTAATAAAAACAGCAGATAGTGATACGGGAATACACAATCTATCACATAACCAAATAAAAGATTTTTTTTTCAAAATTGTTGTACAATAAAATAGATTAGATAAAATAATACCTATGGTAGCTCCATGACTAGATAAACCTCTATAACCAACGAATTCATATCCTTTTATAAATCCTAACAAAAAGGTTTGATTATTTTCTCTTATAGGTAAAAAGGCTTCAATCCAATGATCTGAAAAATACGAAAAATCATAAAATAAAACCTGACCTAATCTTGCTCCTATAAGAGTTCCAAAAAAAGTACAAATAAATAAAGGTTCCAAATATTTTTTATGTATATTATCGTTTTGATAAATATATTTCATGATATACCATCCTAATGAAAAAGAAATCACAAACATTAGACTATAAATATGAATAAAAAAACCTTTCCACAAAGGAAATTTTTGAATAGGATCCCAATTAATATATTCTAATGTTTTCATGTTTGATGGGCGTCATTAAATGAATTTTTTAGGATCAAAATCAGATGGGCCCCAAGGATTACATTTAATGATCCTTATTATACTTATGAAAATAGCTTTAAACAGATTCCATTTTTTTAATGACAAAATCATGTAGTTTGAACAAGTTGGAATATATCTACAATTATTCCCTATCCATGGAGATATCCCTATTTGATATAATTTTACAATTTTTATGAATAAAATTTTTATAATTTTCATTTCATTTACGTTTGTTGGTTTTTAATAAAATTTAAGGAAGAACCAGCTTTAAACCATTGAATTTGCTTTTCATTATAAGAATGATGAGCTATGATTTTTTCTTTATATCCACTTTTATGAATTAATTCTATTTCTATATTTTTATTAGGACATATTTTTTTGATGTAAAAATGAAATATGTCTCCTTCTTGAATTTTGTAATAATCATCAGAATTTAAAAAAGTTAAAGCTAAAATTCCTTGTTTTTTCAAATTAGTTTCGTGTATTCTAGAAAAAGATTTAACAAGAACTATACGAACTCCTAAAAAACGAGGTTCCATCGCTGCATGTTCTCTTGAAGATCCTTCTCCATAATTTTCCTCTCCCACAATCAAGGTTAGGATATTTTTTGACTGATAAAATTTAGAAATTTCATAAACGGTTCCATAATTACCCGTTATAATATTTTTGATTTTATTTTTTTCTTGATTAAAAGCATTTACAGCTCCCATTAATAAATTTTTAGAAATCATCTCAAGATGACCTCTGTATTTTAACCAGGGCCCCGCCATTGAAATATGATCTGTAGTACATTTTCCTTTAATTTTGATTAAAAGCCTGACATTGAGAAAATCATTCCCATTCCATGGTAAAAATGGGGATAAAACTTGTAATCTTTTAGAATTTTTATTTATAATTACAGATCTTTTTTTTATATTTTCTTCTTTTGAAAAACTTTCATACCCTAATTCTTCCAAATTAAAATTCCTTGTAGGAGTTTCCATTGATTTAGGTTCTTCAAATTTTACATACTCATTCATTTCATTTTTTAACATATCTTTTCTAGGATCAAAAGTCAAA comes from Blattabacterium cuenoti BPAA and encodes:
- the lgt gene encoding prolipoprotein diacylglyceryl transferase; the encoded protein is MKTLEYINWDPIQKFPLWKGFFIHIYSLMFVISFSLGWYIMKYIYQNDNIHKKYLEPLFICTFFGTLIGARLGQVLFYDFSYFSDHWIEAFLPIRENNQTFLLGFIKGYEFVGYRGLSSHGATIGIILSNLFYCTTILKKKSFIWLCDRLCIPVSLSAVFIRIGNFFNSEIVGKPCSETLPWAVKFMKMDTEYGGIVPRHPAQIYESIGYLSIFLLLWYFYKIKIKNYDGFLSGLFFILLWSIRFLLEFLKEPQGGEFISFLFMNTGQWLSIPFIIFGLFLINFSKINKYFFS
- a CDS encoding DUF192 domain-containing protein — encoded protein: MMKKINILFPLIIIMFMCLLINSSERIYENSDMFLDIGSLLEIEFLKDGELYLKNKNNVIKKIDIELADLDTEKKNGLKYRSFLKEDRGMLFLLKNQEEYKKIDMKDMRIPLDIVYINQFDTVIFVNKYVNPMKNIENLSLSSTIKYILEINAGMSNKWGIKEGITKIAWI
- the yidD gene encoding membrane protein insertion efficiency factor YidD codes for the protein MKIIKILFIKIVKLYQIGISPWIGNNCRYIPTCSNYMILSLKKWNLFKAIFISIIRIIKCNPWGPSDFDPKKFI